A region of Staphylococcus sp. IVB6181 DNA encodes the following proteins:
- the thiM gene encoding hydroxyethylthiazole kinase — translation MSNVLDRIRSEHPLVICFTNDVVKNFTANGLLSLGASPAMSEAPQEAKDFYPHAGAVLINIGTLTKDTEHAMLAVGKIANETNTPLVFDPVAVGASQYRKNFCKYFLKKIRPTVIKGNASEILTLIDDSTTMKGTDSDESLDVVSIAEKAHEQYQTAIVLTGETDVIAHNNKVIKLNNGSRFLTQITGAGCLLGAVVGAFLFRNENPDIYDLAEAVSVYNVAAERAEQLSETKGPGTFLVQFIDALYRIDHDAVVQNSKVQEVQ, via the coding sequence ATGAGTAACGTTTTAGATAGAATCAGATCAGAACATCCATTAGTGATTTGTTTTACGAATGATGTCGTTAAGAACTTTACCGCAAATGGTCTGCTAAGCTTAGGAGCGAGTCCTGCTATGAGTGAAGCGCCGCAAGAAGCGAAAGATTTTTATCCGCATGCAGGTGCGGTATTGATTAATATTGGAACACTGACGAAAGATACAGAACATGCTATGTTAGCAGTAGGCAAAATTGCGAATGAAACAAACACACCTTTAGTCTTTGATCCAGTCGCAGTCGGCGCATCACAATATAGAAAAAATTTCTGCAAATATTTCTTGAAAAAGATTCGCCCTACAGTCATTAAAGGCAATGCTTCAGAAATTTTAACTTTAATTGATGATTCGACTACAATGAAAGGGACTGACAGTGACGAAAGTTTAGATGTAGTCAGCATTGCTGAGAAAGCACATGAACAGTACCAAACAGCGATTGTGTTAACAGGCGAAACAGATGTTATTGCACATAACAACAAAGTAATAAAACTCAATAACGGTTCACGCTTTTTAACACAAATTACGGGTGCAGGCTGCTTGTTAGGTGCTGTTGTGGGCGCATTCTTATTCAGAAATGAAAATCCTGACATTTATGATTTGGCAGAAGCGGTTTCTGTATATAATGTTGCGGCAGAACGTGCAGAACAATTGAGCGAAACAAAAGGGCCAGGTACTTTCTTAGTTCAATTTATTGATGCGTTATATCGTATTGATCATGATGCTGTGGTTCAAAACAGCAAAGTACAAGAGGTGCAATAA
- the thiD gene encoding bifunctional hydroxymethylpyrimidine kinase/phosphomethylpyrimidine kinase, producing the protein MNKPKIALTIAGTDPTGGAGVMADLKSFHACGVYGMAAITSIVAQNTKGVQHIHNLDITWLKEQLDSVFDDELPQAIKTGMIATKEMMELIRSFLEQHPDIPYVIDPVMLAKSGDALMDDQGKHALQSILLPLADVATPNLPEAEEIVGFKLDSEDAIKKAGKVFIEDIGCKGVVIKGGHIENDAIAKDYLFTKEGLEVFESERYDTKHTHGTGCTFSAVIAAELAKGKSIYDAVKKAKDFIALSIKYTPEIGQGRGPVNHFAYMKKVGLDDE; encoded by the coding sequence ATGAATAAACCGAAAATAGCATTAACAATTGCGGGTACAGATCCGACAGGCGGCGCAGGTGTCATGGCAGACTTGAAGTCATTTCATGCATGCGGCGTATACGGAATGGCAGCTATTACAAGTATCGTGGCACAAAATACTAAAGGCGTTCAGCATATTCATAACCTAGACATTACTTGGCTTAAAGAACAACTCGACAGTGTCTTTGATGATGAGTTGCCGCAAGCGATTAAAACAGGAATGATTGCGACTAAAGAAATGATGGAATTAATCCGCAGCTTTTTAGAGCAGCATCCTGACATTCCGTATGTCATTGATCCAGTAATGCTGGCAAAAAGCGGAGATGCTTTAATGGATGATCAAGGCAAACATGCACTCCAAAGCATATTATTGCCGCTGGCAGATGTTGCGACACCGAACTTGCCTGAAGCAGAAGAAATTGTCGGCTTCAAACTAGACAGTGAAGATGCAATTAAAAAAGCCGGAAAAGTCTTTATTGAAGATATCGGATGCAAAGGTGTTGTGATTAAAGGCGGACATATTGAAAATGATGCAATCGCAAAAGATTATCTATTCACTAAAGAAGGATTAGAGGTCTTTGAAAGTGAACGTTATGATACGAAGCATACACATGGTACAGGCTGCACATTCTCTGCAGTTATCGCAGCAGAATTAGCAAAAGGCAAATCTATTTACGATGCTGTGAAAAAAGCGAAAGACTTTATTGCTTTAAGTATTAAATATACACCTGAAATCGGCCAAGGCAGAGGTCCTGTGAACCATTTTGCTTATATGAAGAAAGTAGGTTTAGATGATGAGTAA